The window ACCTGGGTCTTCCCGACGGCGTTCGGACCGTTGATCCAGATCAGGGTCGCCACGGCGGGAAGCATAGCCAAGCAGGATTTCGAAAAGATCGGGCGTCCGGGCAACCTCGTGTCCACCACCACCACCACCGGCCGCCGCCTCCGAGCTACGTGCCGATGCGCGCGCGGGGTATGTCGTACACGACGTGGGTGACACGGCTGCCCTGGATGATCTGCGCGGCGTCCGCGAGCAGGACGGGGTCACCGGGCCCACCTACGCCGAAGAACGGCCGGCCGGAGCCGAACACCACTGGCACTACGCTCATCACTACGCGGTCGATAAGCCCGAGCCGCAGTGCCTGGCCGCCGACGTTCCCAGCGGTGACCGTGACGTCACGATCACCTGCGTACTCCCTTGCCTGTGTGATCGCGGCCCTGACGTCGTCGACGAACGTGAACGGCGCCTCGTCGGCGTAGTCCCAGGCAGTCGGTGCCTTGTGGGTGACCACGAAGACATGCTCGCCGGCCGCCGGGCGTCCGTGCCAGCCGTTGGTGAGGTCGAACAGCCGCCGCCCGATCACCGCGGCGGCCACGTTCGCGTGCTGGGTCAGCATGAACTCGGCGGACGCGTGGGTCGTGTGGAACGCCCGCTCGTCGTCGTGAAAGGTCCAGGTGACCTCGCCGTTGCCGTACCAGTCGAACAGCGGTCCGACTGCGTCGTCGAGGTCGGCGACGAACCCGTCCAGGGAGACCGCCGCACTCATGATCGCGATGCCCATGTCTGTTCTCTTCCGCTTGGAGTACCGACGGAGGGGCAGACTGGGCGCGAGCCCTCAACTCATCGGTTGACGAGAAGTGTGGTGAACCGGGTACGGGGACCACGGTTCCGCATCGGAACGGTGAGCCGGGCTCCTGAGTGCGGGCTGCCACTGCCCTGTGCTGTCGGTCGACAAGCCAGCCGCCTTCGCGCCAGGGTTACGGTGACGTCGTCAGGGGCGGTTGAGTGCCCAGGCGGCGGCCAGGGCCAGACCTGTGAAGAGAAGCACCAGCACTACGCCGCCGAGGAAGAAGAACCCGACCGTCTTCACCAGCGCGACAGCCACCGGGACGGTGGCGGCCAGGACGAGGAAGCCGCGGGCGGTGACTGGTGCCCGCAGCAGCGTGAGCCACGTCCTGGCCGGGCCCTGCCCTTCCTGGCTCAGGTCCGTCATCACGGCCGGGACCAGTCGCAGCGTCCCCCACGACAGGGCGGCGAACGCGACGGACAGTCCGAGGGCGTAGAGGAAACCGACTGCGCTGCCGAACGCGTTGAACGACGCACCAGCGCCGACGGCGGTGCAGACGAACGCGAGGTACCAGGGCACGGTCCGGTCCTGTCGGGCCTGGCCGGCCAGCCGGCGAGCCTGCGCCATGCGCTCGGCGCGCCGAGCGCCCCTCGTGGAACCCGCGACGTCCATCGGTGATCTGCTCCCTCCGCACGGCTCACGAACCCACTGATGCTCCACGTCCATCGTCTCGCCCCGGATCCGAGGACGCAGGGAATCGCCGGATTCGGCCGCAGGCCATGGCTCGCGAGCCATGGCCTGCGGCGCTTCCTCCGTCGGCGGTCTCAGGCCGCCGACAGGGCGGTCAGGTGCCGTGACAGGAATGGCCGGCGCGACGACCGAGGTCAG of the Pseudofrankia saprophytica genome contains:
- a CDS encoding dihydrofolate reductase family protein; protein product: MGIAIMSAAVSLDGFVADLDDAVGPLFDWYGNGEVTWTFHDDERAFHTTHASAEFMLTQHANVAAAVIGRRLFDLTNGWHGRPAAGEHVFVVTHKAPTAWDYADEAPFTFVDDVRAAITQAREYAGDRDVTVTAGNVGGQALRLGLIDRVVMSVVPVVFGSGRPFFGVGGPGDPVLLADAAQIIQGSRVTHVVYDIPRARIGT